A window of Pyrobaculum aerophilum str. IM2 contains these coding sequences:
- the purQ gene encoding phosphoribosylformylglycinamidine synthase I — protein sequence MRIAVLKFPGTNGDYDVLRALELAGARGELVWYRDYAAGKYDAVVLAGGFSYGDRLRAGAIAAATKAMDHVREDAERGVPVLGICNGFQILTEAGLLPGALIPNDPPGFISRWVAVRVVDTRTPFTYLYEEGEVVYMPIAHGEGRYVPAGEYKAAFKYVDNPNGSYDNVAGVYEKNVLGLMPHPERAVDPHVSRRGAGGLKLWLGLISWLRR from the coding sequence ATGAGAATAGCCGTTTTGAAATTCCCGGGCACCAACGGCGACTACGACGTGTTGAGGGCGCTGGAGCTCGCGGGGGCCAGGGGGGAGCTCGTGTGGTACCGCGACTACGCCGCCGGCAAATACGACGCGGTAGTTCTGGCGGGGGGCTTCTCCTACGGCGACAGGCTGAGGGCTGGGGCAATAGCCGCAGCCACTAAGGCGATGGACCACGTCCGCGAAGACGCGGAGAGGGGAGTGCCGGTTTTAGGCATTTGCAACGGCTTTCAAATACTCACCGAGGCCGGGCTTTTGCCGGGGGCGTTAATTCCAAACGACCCGCCGGGCTTTATATCCCGGTGGGTGGCCGTGAGGGTAGTGGACACCCGCACTCCCTTCACCTACTTGTACGAAGAGGGGGAGGTGGTGTATATGCCCATAGCACACGGGGAGGGGCGCTACGTGCCCGCCGGGGAGTACAAGGCGGCTTTTAAATACGTGGACAACCCCAACGGCTCTTATGACAACGTGGCGGGGGTTTACGAGAAAAACGTCCTCGGCCTAATGCCGCACCCAGAGAGGGCCGTTGACCCCCACGTCTCTAGACGGGGAGCCGGCGGCTTAAAACTCTGGCTTGGCCTAATATCTTGGCTTAGGCGCTAG
- a CDS encoding phosphoribosylformylglycinamidine synthase subunit PurS: MKYAVYLNVTYKPSIRDPEGETISKDLLGRLGYSVEVRAGKCLVLVIDAQSPEEAASNALKIAKEARLGNPNVHVVEVLKVAPL; encoded by the coding sequence ATGAAATACGCCGTGTATCTCAACGTGACTTACAAACCCAGCATCCGGGATCCCGAGGGGGAGACTATATCAAAAGACCTCTTGGGGAGGCTGGGCTACTCCGTTGAGGTCCGGGCCGGGAAGTGCCTAGTCTTAGTGATCGACGCACAGAGCCCCGAAGAGGCCGCCTCCAACGCGTTGAAAATTGCCAAGGAGGCGAGGCTGGGCAATCCCAACGTCCACGTTGTGGAGGTGTTAAAAGTGGCGCCTCTATGA
- the purL gene encoding phosphoribosylformylglycinamidine synthase subunit PurL — MALSPGELELIRSALGREPTEVEYALFRSHWSEHCSYKSTRMWLRRLPSKAPWVVRGPGTDAPLVEIAEGLYATFKIESHNHPSAVDPYNGAATGVGGIIRDILTVGARPIALLVNLHFGPPSHPHARWIAVNVIRGISDYGNRVGVPVVGGETWFHEDFTYTPIVLATCVGIVEKDGVPPGGAEPGDLIIVAGLGADKSGLGGSAFASKTLSEEAEEDLGAVQVADPLMGKKLIDLVREARSCVKFIKDLGGGGLATALAELAEWFQLGVVAELDKIHMADREMGPAEVLTSETQERMVFVTSPSKLECLERLLEKFEVPYSIVGRFTAEGRVVLKWRGEVVGDLPLSLVAKAPETPWPQEPYAPPPLPHVPEPPIEKAIDAVLSSPNVAFKQAIYERFDFDVGVRTVLKPGEGDAAVLKIYERGNLGLAVKGDANPRFTYLNPRLGAANAFIKAYRNVAVVGGRPLAAVDSINVGSPSRPSAYWQFVEAVEGLREAAEALGVPIVGGKVSLYNEYKGKPVAPTVAVVVLGVVEDVSKVNKAVWKEGDGVYVWGVTKDEVGGSEYLHRVHGLVAGQPPSIDYSVEKELAAVVRKWAGRLTGAKDVGLGGLAAALAKMAAASGIGADIDICKAPSTTARLDYLLFSESNGRFIAAGEEGPGTRVGAAGGDYFTLRCGSTIVYKRKVEELAELMSLKI; from the coding sequence ATGGCCTTGAGCCCGGGGGAGTTGGAGCTGATTAGAAGCGCCTTGGGGAGGGAGCCGACAGAAGTGGAATACGCCTTGTTCCGCTCCCACTGGTCTGAGCACTGTTCTTATAAATCCACTAGGATGTGGCTTAGGCGGCTTCCCTCCAAGGCGCCGTGGGTCGTGAGGGGCCCCGGCACAGATGCGCCTCTAGTGGAGATAGCCGAGGGGCTATACGCCACTTTTAAAATTGAGTCTCACAACCACCCAAGCGCCGTGGATCCGTACAACGGCGCGGCCACGGGGGTAGGCGGCATTATTAGGGATATTCTAACCGTGGGGGCCAGGCCCATTGCCCTGTTGGTCAATTTACACTTCGGGCCTCCGTCCCACCCCCACGCGCGGTGGATCGCGGTAAACGTAATAAGGGGCATCTCAGACTACGGCAATAGAGTAGGCGTGCCGGTGGTGGGGGGAGAGACGTGGTTTCACGAGGACTTCACCTACACCCCCATCGTCTTGGCCACGTGCGTGGGCATAGTGGAAAAAGACGGCGTCCCCCCAGGCGGGGCTGAGCCCGGCGATTTAATCATTGTGGCAGGGCTAGGCGCTGATAAAAGCGGCTTGGGGGGGTCAGCCTTCGCGAGCAAGACGCTGAGCGAAGAGGCCGAGGAGGACTTGGGCGCGGTGCAAGTGGCAGATCCTCTAATGGGGAAAAAGCTAATAGACCTCGTCAGAGAGGCCCGGAGTTGCGTTAAGTTTATAAAAGACCTGGGCGGGGGCGGGCTCGCGACAGCCCTCGCGGAGCTCGCCGAGTGGTTCCAGCTGGGAGTAGTGGCCGAGTTGGACAAAATCCACATGGCGGATAGGGAGATGGGACCCGCCGAGGTGCTGACAAGCGAGACCCAGGAGAGGATGGTGTTCGTGACAAGCCCCTCAAAGCTGGAGTGCTTAGAGCGGCTGTTAGAGAAATTCGAAGTGCCGTATTCAATAGTGGGGCGTTTCACGGCAGAGGGGAGAGTTGTTTTAAAATGGCGCGGCGAAGTTGTCGGCGACTTGCCGCTGAGCCTTGTGGCGAAAGCCCCCGAAACGCCCTGGCCGCAAGAGCCGTATGCCCCGCCCCCGCTCCCCCACGTCCCAGAGCCGCCTATTGAAAAGGCCATAGACGCCGTGTTGTCCTCCCCAAACGTGGCGTTTAAACAGGCAATATACGAGAGGTTTGATTTCGACGTCGGGGTGCGGACCGTCCTAAAGCCCGGCGAGGGCGACGCCGCTGTGTTGAAAATATACGAGAGGGGGAATTTAGGCCTAGCGGTTAAGGGAGACGCCAACCCCCGCTTTACTTACCTCAACCCACGCCTGGGTGCCGCCAATGCCTTTATAAAGGCGTATAGAAACGTGGCAGTGGTAGGCGGGAGGCCCCTCGCCGCCGTCGACTCTATCAACGTGGGGAGCCCCTCCAGGCCCAGCGCCTACTGGCAGTTCGTAGAGGCCGTGGAGGGCTTGAGGGAGGCGGCTGAGGCCCTCGGCGTGCCGATAGTGGGAGGCAAGGTTAGTCTGTACAATGAATACAAGGGCAAGCCGGTGGCGCCCACGGTGGCCGTGGTGGTCCTCGGCGTAGTTGAAGACGTCTCTAAAGTCAATAAGGCGGTGTGGAAAGAAGGCGACGGCGTCTACGTCTGGGGCGTGACGAAAGATGAGGTGGGAGGCAGCGAGTACTTACACCGCGTCCACGGCCTCGTGGCGGGGCAGCCGCCGTCAATTGACTACAGCGTAGAAAAAGAGCTCGCGGCCGTTGTGAGAAAGTGGGCGGGGAGGCTTACCGGGGCAAAGGACGTGGGCCTCGGCGGCTTGGCGGCGGCGCTGGCCAAAATGGCCGCGGCCAGCGGGATAGGCGCAGATATTGATATCTGCAAGGCCCCCTCAACTACCGCCAGGCTAGACTACTTGCTCTTCAGCGAGTCTAACGGCAGGTTTATCGCGGCCGGCGAGGAGGGGCCGGGGACTAGGGTGGGCGCCGCGGGCGGGGATTATTTCACCCTCCGGTGCGGCTCGACGATAGTATACAAGAGGAAAGTGGAGGAACTAGCAGAGTTGATGAGCCTTAAGATTTAA